The Methylocella silvestris BL2 DNA segment CCGCTGCCAGAATAGTTGAGCACCCTGAGGCCAGGGGCGAATTTCCGGCTGAGCGTCTGCGCCGCGCGGGCAAGGTCGAGCTTGATCACTTCCGACGGGCATGAGCCGACGAGGAACAGCAGCTTGATGTCGGGACGCCGCCGCATCAGCTCCGCAACGACGCGGTCGAGCTCTTCATGCATGTCGGCGAGGCCGGCGAGATCGCGCTCGTCGATGATCGCGGTCGCAAAACGCGGCTCGGCGAAAATCATCACGCCGGCGGCGGACTGGATGAGATGCGCGCAGGTGCGCGAGCCGACGACCAGGAAAAAGGCGTCGCTGATCTTGCGGTGCAGCCAGACGATGCCGGTTAGGCCGCAAAATACTTCGCGCTGGCCGCGCTCGCGCAGCACGGGGGCCGTTCCGCAGCCGGCCGGAAAGGCCTGCGCCAGGGCGTTCATCGCACGCCGTCCATGGCGACGCAGGCGCCGGCGCCCGGCTGGCCGCCGGCGCGCTCGAGCTCCTTGCGGGCGGCGCGCAGCTTTAGGATAAATTGCCCGGCGTTAATGAAATAGGAGGCGTAGGCGGCGAGCGCGAGGAACATTTTTCCGCGATCGGACAGCAGACCGAAAAGGAGCGCCGCGAGATAAGCGGTGTGAAGCGCGAGGACGATCATGCTGAACGCGTCCTCCCAGAAGAAGCTCGGCGCGAAGAGGTAGCGGCCGAACACGACCTTCTCCCAGATCGAGCCGGTGATCATGATGGCGTAGAGCGCGAGGGTCTTGACCACGACCGAGGCGGCGGCGGCCTCAAAGCCCCGCCCCGTCGCGATGAAGCGCAGGACGAGAACGACGCTGACGAGAAATATGAAGAACTGGATGGGCGCGAGCGCGCCCTGCACAAGGGTCCAGGGGGTCGCGTCGCGGCGCGCGCGCTCTTCTTCCGTGTAGATCAACGCCGTGTTGCGGGGCCGTTCGCTGGGCGCTTGCAAGGGAGATCCTCGTCGGATTCTGGACTTCGACAGGCTATGCGTCGCCTCAAAAAGTGTCAACAAAAGATTACGTCATTATTTATTGACAATAGGCCGCCTCAGGAGTTGGATGGCGAGAACACGGGATTGCCTAGCCATTCGAAACATGTTTTTTTAGGATTGGGCGCATTCGAAGACCCGCAATGCGAGATCAACGACCACGACAAGGCCGCAATCGGCCCTCTCTCATTGCACGATCATAAGGGCGCATAAGCGTCCGCCGTCCGGGGGGAAACCGGGTCGGGCTCATTCCCGGCCAACGGTCAGGGAGCGGGGCAATGCCGACTGTCAATCGGAGGCTTCACGACGACTGTTCAGCGCCCGGGGAGTGCGCCGATCCCCGCGGTCTGTTCCCATGGGGCGATCTGTTCGAAAGCAGAACGCATAGCTCCGCGCCTAACAGCGCCGCGTCGGGTGGGGCCCAGCTTGCGCCGGCGAAGTCATCGGGAAAGGGGTCTCGGACAACGCGGCTCGCGCGCACCATCGAGTCGGAAATCATCCCCCGTCTGATGATCGCCCATAGCGAGGAGGCGCCGCGTGCTTGGCCGGTTGAGCCCCCCTCTCGAATCAAAATGCCTGACGTCGAACGCTTCGCCGAGCTGGTCGTGACGCAGGACGCCGCTGTCGGCTATTCCTGCGTCGCGGCCGTGCTGGATCAGGGCGTCTCCGTGGAGACGATCTATATGGATCTGCTGGCTCCGGCGGCGAGGCGGCTCGGGGATCTTTTTGACGAAGACCTCTGCTATTTCACGGACGTCTCTATCGGCCTCGCCCGGCTCCACCAGATCATGATGAACGTCGCCGAGTTCATGCGATCGCGGAGCTTTCCGCCCGCCGGCGCCCGACGCGCGCTACTTGTTTCCTTGTGCGAGGAGAAGCACAATTTCGGACTCTTCATGGCGGCGAACTTTTTTCGCAGGGCCGGCTGGGACGTCTTCGGCTGGCCCTTGATGGCGCCTCAGGAGCTCGCCGCCATCGTCTGCAATGAGTCTTTCCATCTTGTCGGGATTTCGGTAAGTTGCACCGATCATTTGGATCGTGTGCGGCGGGCTATTAGTATGGCCAGAAAAGCCTCCCGCAACAGGGCCGTAAAGATCATGGTGGGCGGCCTTCCGTTCTGCGATCATCCAGAAACCGCCGCCGAACTCGGCGCTGACGCGGCTTCATCGGATGGGCTGCAGGCTGTGCAGATCGCAAACAGGCTCGTCGGGTCCGTCCCGGGCGCCGGCCGCACCGGGATCTTTTAGGCCCTCAGAAATGGGGCTCTCATAGCTGACATGGACATGGCCGCCGCGCGCACGCAACATCGTCAGTTGAAGGATCCAAAATCCTCTCTCGGAGCATTGAACGCGTTCGACACGGCGAAATTGATCACCGCCGCATCGGACGTCACGCTCATCCTGGACAACGACGGCCTTATTCGCGACGCCGCGTTCGCCGCCGACCTTGTCGGGGAGCCGCAGACCCGTGATTGGGTCGGCCGCCGCTGGTCGGATGTTGTTTCGAGCGACAGCAAGACAAAGGTCGAAGAGCTTCTGCGCGACGCCGCCGCGAAGACAGACCTGCGGTGGCGGCACGTCAATCATGTCGCCGCCGGAGCCGCCGAGGATCTGCCGATCCGCTATTGCGCCCTTCAGGTTGGCCAGAAAGGCCGAATCGTTGCGCTTGGCCGCGATCTGCGCGCGATAGCCAAATTGCAGCAGCGCCTTTACGACGCGCAGCTCTCCCTTGAGCGCGAATATTCGAGGCTTCGTCTTTCGGACACGCGCTACAGGCTGATGTTCGAAGTCATTTCCGATGCCGTCCTGATCGTCGACGCTGGAACGCTGAAGATCGTCGAGGCCAATCCGGCGGCGCTGCGGCTTATCAACAGGACGACGCGGCGCACCATCGGCCGATCCTTTCTCGATCTCTTCGACGCCGGCTCAGCGCCGGTCGTCAACGGGCTGATCGCCGCGGTCCGGGTCGCGGGTCGCGCCGACGAGGCGATCGCGCTGCTTGCCGACCGCGCCGGCGAAGCCGCCATCTCCGCGACGCTGTTCCGGCAGGAAGCGCTTTCGCATATCCTCGTCCGGCTGACGCCGACCCGGCCGGACAACGCGGCCGAGGCCTTGCCGAAATCCAAATCGACGCTACTCCGGATGGTCGAAAAACTGCCGGACGGCTTTGTCGTCACCGGCTCCGACTGGCGCATCATGAGCGCCAATCCAGCCTTCCTCGACATGGCGAACCTGGCGAGCGAGGACCAGGCGCGCGCTGAATCTCTTGAGCGTTTCGTGGGACGCGAGGGCGTCGCCTTCAGCGTGCTGACCTCGCATCTGCGCGAGCACGGGCTCGTGCGTAATTTTGCAACGACGCTCAACGGCGATTCCGGAACCTCGGAAGAAATCGAGATCACCGCCGTGTCGGCTCCCGATGAGGATCAGGCCTGCTACGGCTTTACCTTCCGGTCTGTGCGCGGCCGCCTCGTCCAGCCGCCGCAGGCGGGCGGCAGCGGTCCGCGCTCAGTCGAGCAATTGACCCAACTGGTCGGCCGCGTGTCGCTGAAGGACATCGTGCGCGAATCGACCGACATCATCGAACAACTCGCGATTAAAGCGGCGTTGCAGTTGACCGGCGACAACCGCGCCTCGGCCGCCGACATGCTCGGCATGAGCCGGCAGAGCCTTTATGTGAAGCTGCGGCGCCACAGCCTCGGCGATCTCGATCCCGAATATTGACGCTGCGGCCTCTTACGCCCTAGCGCCGCGTGAGGCCTCCCAATGAGCCCGAAAATATTCGGCATTCTCGATATGGCGCTGAGCTTTGGCGGCGTCGTCGCTTTCGGGCTCTGGCAACTGGCTTGCCTGTGTCGGGGCGGGCGGGAGGTGCCGTCGGAGCGGCCAACGAAAACGACTGCATCCGATCACGATCCCCGCGCCTGATCGGCCCCGGGGCCTACGTCCCATGGCGCGCGCGGCATCTTGAACGGCAGCAGCGCCTTGACCCAATTCGTGGCGAAGCGATCGAGCGACAGGCTTTCGTGGACCATGAGCATCGGCTCGCCCGACAGCCGTACGGACACGAGCGACCTTGCATAAAACGGAGCATCTTCAAGAGTGCGCAAAACCGCCGCCTGCGCCTCGCTCCGTACCCAGCGCGTCATGCGCCAGAGCGTTTGCTTAAGTTTTACGCGCGGCAGCGCGCCAATCGGATAACTCCGCCCGCTGGCGTCGATGGCGAGCGCGAGGTCGAGCCGCCCGCCGTCCCGATGCAGCACATCATAGAACACGAACGCGCCGTCGGCCGTCTTTGCGCGCGACCAGTCCCAATGCGAGAAATCGTCCTCGAGCGGCGCGTCGCCCCAATTGGCGTCGAAATAGCCCTCGCCGCTCCAGCGCAGCAGCGGATGCTCCATCTCGACCTCGACCCGCGCGGCCGGGGCGATGGGGCGCCAGAGATGACGCCCGCCGGCGTCGAGCATGAAGGATTGGGCGCCGAACATGCGCGGCGCGACCCGGACGACGCCGCGCAGCCGTTTGGGAAAGGGCGCGGCGATTTCATCGATGACGATGGTCAAGGCGTCGCCGTTCCAACTCATCGAGCTCGGACCGACGGAAAGATGCGAGGTCTCGCAGCGGACGTCTTCCCGGCCGCGCTCGGTCATCGCCCAGCGGCGGGCGCGCTCGCCATAGAGCGCGACGTTGAAGGCGCAGTGATTCAGCGGATCCTTGCGGCCGGACCAGGCGTAATAGGGCGAGAAAACACTGCCGATCATGGCGATGATCGCGAGGCAGAAGCGGCCGTCGTCGCTTATCGCGTCAAGGTAGCGCCAGGCGTAACCGCCCGGCGGAACGGGCGCGTCGAAAGGCGGTCCGCGATCAGGCTTTGCGCGGCCAGTCTCCCCGACAGCGCCGCCATCGGCACGCCCGGCCCCGGATGCGCGCTGCCGCCCGCCAGATAAAGGCCGGGAATTTTCGAGCGTGATCCCGGCCGCTGGAACGAGGCCATCCATCCATGGCTCGCGCGCCCGTAGAGGGCGCCCCCTGTTGCCGGAAACAGCCTGTCGAAATCCCGCGGCGTCGCTGTCGCCGTCGAGTTCGCGGAATGCCCGATCTCGAGGCCGCACTGGTTGAGGAGCGCAAAAACGCGGCGTCTGCATTGGTCAATCTCCGCTGCGTCGAATGGATCGGAATCGCCGGTCGCCGGCGCATTGATGAGAATGAGCAGCCGCTCGGGAAGATTCCCCTCGCCTCCAGGCCCCGCGCCGCAATCGTCGCGGTCCTGCGCGCAGACATAGACCGTCGGCTGGAACGGCGTGCGCCCGCGCCGGAACAGGGCGTCGAACTCGGCGGCGTAATCGATCGAGAAAAACACATTGTGCCGGACCAAGGGAAATCCCGCGGCCGGCGCGTTCATCATCCATGTCACGGCGGACAGGGAGCGCTGGGCGCGCGGCGCCGGAGTTGCCGCGACGGCGGCCTCCGCGCCGAAAAGACCTGAGGCCAGCGCCGCAACGTCGGCGTTGACGATCACCGCGCTCGCCTCGATCGTCTCGCCCGTTGAAAGAACGACGCCGGCGGCGCAGCCGTTCCGGAGCAGAATGCGACGCGCCTCGGCGCCGTACCGGAATTCCGCGCCGCGCCGAACGGCAAGCGCGCTCACGGCGCGGGCCAGCGCATGCATGCCGCCTTCGACCAGAAAAACGCCGTCGCGCTCGACATGCGCGATCAGCATTAGGGTCGCGGGCGCAAGGAAAGGGGACGATCCGCAATAGGTTGCGTAGC contains these protein-coding regions:
- the crtD gene encoding 1-hydroxycarotenoid 3,4-desaturase CrtD, with amino-acid sequence MGEKIIVIGAGIGGLSAAADLAARGCEVIVLEKADAPGGKIRTVEVDGAHIDAGPTLFTMRWVFDELFTSAGDCFAEHVTLKNAEIIARHAWSADERLDLFADMTRSVEAIGAFAGAAEARRYGAFCAESQRIYATLEKDFIRAQRPSPAGLVGRAGLSGLGDLAGIHPFATMWSRLGAYFHDPRLRQLFGRYATYCGSSPFLAPATLMLIAHVERDGVFLVEGGMHALARAVSALAVRRGAEFRYGAEARRILLRNGCAAGVVLSTGETIEASAVIVNADVAALASGLFGAEAAVAATPAPRAQRSLSAVTWMMNAPAAGFPLVRHNVFFSIDYAAEFDALFRRGRTPFQPTVYVCAQDRDDCGAGPGGEGNLPERLLILINAPATGDSDPFDAAEIDQCRRRVFALLNQCGLEIGHSANSTATATPRDFDRLFPATGGALYGRASHGWMASFQRPGSRSKIPGLYLAGGSAHPGPGVPMAALSGRLAAQSLIADRLSTRPFRRAVTPGATLTR
- the ppsR gene encoding transcriptional regulator PpsR; translated protein: MNAFDTAKLITAASDVTLILDNDGLIRDAAFAADLVGEPQTRDWVGRRWSDVVSSDSKTKVEELLRDAAAKTDLRWRHVNHVAAGAAEDLPIRYCALQVGQKGRIVALGRDLRAIAKLQQRLYDAQLSLEREYSRLRLSDTRYRLMFEVISDAVLIVDAGTLKIVEANPAALRLINRTTRRTIGRSFLDLFDAGSAPVVNGLIAAVRVAGRADEAIALLADRAGEAAISATLFRQEALSHILVRLTPTRPDNAAEALPKSKSTLLRMVEKLPDGFVVTGSDWRIMSANPAFLDMANLASEDQARAESLERFVGREGVAFSVLTSHLREHGLVRNFATTLNGDSGTSEEIEITAVSAPDEDQACYGFTFRSVRGRLVQPPQAGGSGPRSVEQLTQLVGRVSLKDIVRESTDIIEQLAIKAALQLTGDNRASAADMLGMSRQSLYVKLRRHSLGDLDPEY
- a CDS encoding carotenoid 1,2-hydratase; its protein translation is MIGSVFSPYYAWSGRKDPLNHCAFNVALYGERARRWAMTERGREDVRCETSHLSVGPSSMSWNGDALTIVIDEIAAPFPKRLRGVVRVAPRMFGAQSFMLDAGGRHLWRPIAPAARVEVEMEHPLLRWSGEGYFDANWGDAPLEDDFSHWDWSRAKTADGAFVFYDVLHRDGGRLDLALAIDASGRSYPIGALPRVKLKQTLWRMTRWVRSEAQAAVLRTLEDAPFYARSLVSVRLSGEPMLMVHESLSLDRFATNWVKALLPFKMPRAPWDVGPGADQARGS
- a CDS encoding cobalamin B12-binding domain-containing protein — encoded protein: MPDVERFAELVVTQDAAVGYSCVAAVLDQGVSVETIYMDLLAPAARRLGDLFDEDLCYFTDVSIGLARLHQIMMNVAEFMRSRSFPPAGARRALLVSLCEEKHNFGLFMAANFFRRAGWDVFGWPLMAPQELAAIVCNESFHLVGISVSCTDHLDRVRRAISMARKASRNRAVKIMVGGLPFCDHPETAAELGADAASSDGLQAVQIANRLVGSVPGAGRTGIF
- the bchF gene encoding 2-vinyl bacteriochlorophyllide hydratase, with translation MQAPSERPRNTALIYTEEERARRDATPWTLVQGALAPIQFFIFLVSVVLVLRFIATGRGFEAAAASVVVKTLALYAIMITGSIWEKVVFGRYLFAPSFFWEDAFSMIVLALHTAYLAALLFGLLSDRGKMFLALAAYASYFINAGQFILKLRAARKELERAGGQPGAGACVAMDGVR